A region of Mugil cephalus isolate CIBA_MC_2020 chromosome 3, CIBA_Mcephalus_1.1, whole genome shotgun sequence DNA encodes the following proteins:
- the tcf25 gene encoding transcription factor 25 has product MSTRALRRLKGKQRGQEALDLGALTLGDSPEEEEEEEEEKQLDTAPVSPPSDRKGNNRKAKKNKTQKNVSNIYELICDPDIDAEKISPDEEANREEKTAKNKTSSKGKNDNRNTEKPDQEQEQVPTKPASGDRVKKKKKKKKAKVTSEDGREATTEDNIDLLLENLEQSNGLSLQNEDCGGSDRRTVLHVEHRNLNPETELKRYFGARAVLGDQRPRQRNRQFHRTTWMTSPKDSWPRFSRPGISMALLESKDGVQYFTFEHSRDYQQVQFKFLDAVESMDPNNIVALLQLNPYHIDSLLQLSDVCRIQEDQEMARDLIERALYSFECAFHPLFSLTSGASRLDYLRPENRAFYLVLYKHMIFLEKRGCPRTALEYCKLILSLDPDSDPLCMLLLIDFLTLRSREYRSLLQLYQDWEVHRNLSQLPNFAFSTALCHFHLSQQEDMDPEESGKLKQKADEMLQNALIMFPGVLMPLLDLCTVQADAAVTSHSFFGPKSQIWQPPALAELTALYVGRTYSLWREAVVMVWLEESVKEVLRRVDAKDPLVEDCQNKRKQRYQSAPRNIHRHVLLSEIKEATSSLPLEITTQPVMGFDPLPPLDSVTSYTRPERQHVGASNESTFSLFFRSLLPNFNLQDGPRQEDGMEVARAGQELNQEVNRLMVAMRDMLANIRFQEPPREDNPYRDDEEWD; this is encoded by the exons ATGTCTACCCGGGCTCTGCGAAGGCTCAAAGGGAAGCAGCGGGGTCAGGAGGCCTTGGACCTCGGGGCTCTAACTTTAGGTGACagcccggaggaggaggaggaggaggaggaagagaagcagcTGGACACGGCTCCTGTTTCTCCCCCGTCTGACAGAAAAGGCAACAACCGaaaggcaaagaaaaataagactCAGAAAAACGTCAGCAACATTTATGAACTG ATATGTGACCCCGACATCGACGCTGAGAAAATTTCACCTGATGAAGAGgcaaacagagaagagaaaactgccaaaaataaaacgagcagcaaaggaaagaatgacaacagaaacactgagaaaCCAGATCAGGAGCAGGAACAAGTGCCAACTAAG CCAGCGTCTGGAGACAgagttaaaaagaagaagaaaaagaagaaggcaaaAGTGACATCAGAAGATGGACGG GAGGCAACTACAGAAGATAACATTGATTTATTGTTGGAGAACCTGGAGCAGTCTAATGGTTTGAGTTTGCAAAATGAGGATTGTGGAGGCTCTGATAGAAGAACTGTGCTACACGTGGAGCACAG AAACCTCAACCCAGAGACAGAGCTGAAGAGATATTTTGGGGCTCGAGCTGTTCTCGGTGATCAaag GCCTCGACAAAGAAACAGACAGTTTCACCGTACCACTTGGATGACCAGTCCTAAGGATAGCTGGCCTCGCTTCAGCCGcccag GTATCTCAATGGCTTTGCTGGAGTCGAAGGATGGTGTTCAGTACTTCACCTTTGAGCACAGTCGGGACTACCAGCAAGTACAGTTCAAGTTCCTGGATGCTGTTGAGTCCATGGATCCCAACAACATTGTG GCCCTGCTGCAGCTTAACCCCTACCACATCGATTCCTTACTGCAGCTTTCTGATGTCTGCCGAATACAGGAGGACCAGGAGATGGCCAGGGACCTCATTG aaagggCCTTATACAGCTTTGAATGTGCTTTTCATCCTTTGTTCAGTCTGACATCAGGTGCGAGCAGACTGGATTATCTGAGACCAGAAAACAG AGCATTTTATCTGGTCCTTTATAAGCACATGATTTTCCTGGAGAAGAGAGGTTGCCCACGGACTGCTTTGGAGTACTGCAAACTGATCCTGAG TTTGGACCCAGACTCTGACCCGCTCTGCATGCTCCTGCTCATTGATTTCCTGACACTGCGTTCCCGAGAGTACCGGTCCCTCCTTCAGTTATACCAGGACTGGGAG GTGCACAGAAATCTGTCTCAGCTGCCAAACTTTGCATTCTCCACTGCACTTTGCCATTTCCATCTCAGTCAACAGGAGGATATGGATCCTGAGGAAAGTggcaaactaaaacaaaaagccGACGAGATGCTGCAGAACGCTCTCATCATGTTCCCCGGAG TCTTGATGCCCTTACTGGACCTGTGCACTGTTCAGGCTGATGCTGCAGTCACCTCCCATAGCTTCTTTGGCCCAAAGAGTCAGATATG GCAGCCACCAGCTCTGGCTGAACTGACGGCTCTGTATGTGGGGAGAACGTACAGCCTGTGGAGGGAGGCGGTAGTGATGGTTTGGCTGGAAGAGTCTGTGAAGGAGGTGCTGCGACGAGTTGATGCGAAAGACCCTTTAGTGGAGGACTGCCAAAATAA gaggaagcagaggtaCCAGAGTGCACCTAGAAACATCCATCGCCACGTTCTCCTCTCTGAGATCAAAGAAGCCACTTCAAGTCTCCCTCTA GAGATAACCACTCAGCCTGTGATGGGTTTCGACCCTCTTCCTCCGCTAGACTCAGTGACATCTTACACCCGACCAGAGAG GCAGCATGTCGGAGCCTCCAATGAGAGCACATTCTCGCTGTTTTTCCGATCTTTGCTGCCAAACTTCAACCTTCAG
- the LOC125005961 gene encoding cytochrome b-245 light chain: protein MGKIEWAMWANEQALASGLILLTGGIVGVSGFFRGWQFAAYAIAAGVFVCLLEYPRSKRAKGTSVERTGQYCFTVCVKAFGPLTRNYYVRAFLHAAISVPGGFMLATVLGCVCLGIASLIYLAAAIRGEHWEPILPRKDTRKPVAESIKNPPQNPPPRPPAEMRKKIGDLEGAAYDNPISVTDE, encoded by the exons ATGGGGAAAATCGAATGGGCGATGTGGGCCAATGAGCAGGCCCTGGCTTCAGGTCTCA TTCTCCTCACTGGAGGGATCGTGGGTGTGAGTGGCTTTTTCAGAGGCTGGCAGTTTGCTGCATATGCAAT TGCAGctggagtgtttgtgtgtctactTGAGTATCCCAGAAGCAAGAGGGCCAAAGGAACAAGTGTGGAGAGAAC GGGCCAGTACTGCTTCACGGTGTGTGTAAAAGCCTTTGGACCACTGACAAGGAACTACTACGTTAGGGCATTTTTGCATGCAGC AATCTCCGTGCCTGGGGGGTTTATGCTGGCTACTGTCCTCGGATGTGTCTGCCTTGGCATCGCCAGCCTCATCTACCTTGCA GCAGCCATCAGAGGTGAACACTGGGAGCCCATCCTTCCACGAAAGGACACCAGGAAGCCAGTTGCAGAGAGTATCAAGAATCCTCCGCAGAATCCACCACCAAGACCTCCTGCAGAGATGCGCAAGAAGATCGGCGACCTGGAGGGCGCAGCCTATGACAACCCCATCTCTGTTACTGATGAGTAA
- the mvda gene encoding diphosphomevalonate decarboxylase: MPEETMDKTHMVTCTAPVNIAVIKYWGKRNEELILPINSSLSVTLHQDQLKTTTTVATSRSFEEDRIWLNGKEEDITHPRLQSCLREIRRLARKRRNDGHPDLDSTGLSHKVHICSVNNFPTAAGLASSAAGFACLVYTLARVFGVEGELSGIARQGSGSACRSMYGGFVQWIMGNKDDGKDSLAQQVEPETHWPELRILVLVASAERKPVGSTSGMQTSVQTSCLLKHRAESVVPGRMNEMIAAVRRKDFPAFAELTMKDSNQFHATCLDTYPPIFYLNSVSQQVINLVHRYNRHYGETRVAYTFDAGPNAVIFTLKQHVPEFVRVVQHFFPPETNGEHFIKGLPVNCEPLSKELIQSIGLEPMPKGINYMISTKAGPGPCVVEDPTQHLLLSDGLPKKIM; the protein is encoded by the exons ATGCCTGAGGAAACTATGGACAAGACACATATGGTTACATGCACGGCTCCTGTGAATATAGCTGTCATTAAGTACT GGGGGAAGAGAAATGAAGAGTTAATTCTACCCATTAACTCATCTCTGAGCGTCACGCTGCATCAGGACCAG TTGAAAACAACCACTACAGTTGCAACCAGCAGATCATTTGAGGAGGATCGGATATGGCTCAATGGCAAAGAAGAGGACATAACCCATCCGAGACTACAGTCCTGTCTGAGAGAGA tTCGACGACTAGCACGGAAGAGGCGGAATGATGGACACCCTGATTTGGATTCGACCGGTTTGTCACATAAAGTCCACATCTGCTCCGTTAACAACTTTCCCACTGCGGCTGGACTCGCCTCTTCAGCAGCTGGATTCGCTTGTCTGG TGTACACGCTGGCTCGTGTGTTTGGCGTAGAAGGAGAGCTGTCTGGGATTGCTCGTCAAGGCTCAGGCAGCGCATGCCGCAGCATGTATGGGGGGTTTGTCCAGTGGATCATGGGAAATAAAGACGATGGGAAGGACAGTCTAGCCCAGCAGGTGGAGCCAGAGACTCATTGGCCTGAGCTCAGAATCCTTGTTTTAGTG GCTAGTGCAGAGCGGAAGCCGGTAGGCAGCACCTCTGGGATGCAAACCAGTGTACAGACAAGCTGTCTGTTAAAG cacCGCGCTGAATCTGTCGTCCCAGGCCGGATGAACGAAATGATTGCAGCAGTCCGCAGAAAGGACTTCCCTGCCTTTGCTGAACTAACCATGAAGGACAGCAACCAGTTTCATGCCACTTGCCTTGACACGTACCCTCCCATCTTCTACCTCAATAGTGTCTCACAACAAGTCATCAACTTGGTGCATCGTTATAACAGGCATTACGGGGAGACACGG GTGGCCTACACTTTCGATGCAGGGCCCAATGCTGTGATCTTCACTTTGAAGCAGCATGTTCCTGAGTTTGTCCGAGTGGTTCAACATTTCTTCCCCCCAGAGACCAACGGAGAACA ctttaTTAAGGGTCTTCCAGTCAACTGTGAACCTCTATCCAAGGAGCTGATACAGAGTATTGGTCTCGAACCCATGCCAAAGGGAATAAACTACATGATTAGTACCAAG GCTGGACCAGGACCTTGCGTTGTTGAGGATCCCACTCAGCACCTGCTTTTGTCTGATGGCCTGCCCAAGAAGATCATGTGA